Below is a window of Tolypothrix bouteillei VB521301 DNA.
TGGATGATAGTTGTAGGAGTAAATCAGAATTCTCATTTAACAGTGACCGGTGAACAGTGAGCAATGAGCAGTAGGTAGTGACCAAAATCCAAATAATTGGTCTTTGCTTAAGTAACGGCAAAGATTTTTGACAGTGTCATTGAAAGAGGTAGTAACAACAGGACGATTAACCCGTATGGCAAGCTAGCAAAACCAGCAGCTACTGTAGCATCTAATACAATTAGTGATAAAATACCCGCTCGTACAGCTATACGAATGTTTTCTGGGCTGGGTTTGCCAGTAGCATTTATAAAAGGTAGCAAGACTCGGATCGCTAGCAGTACAACAAATGGTAGTGCCGCAAGCAGGTGATAATTATTCAATAAACCCAAACCTAAAAGCCCGACAATAACCGTACTCATCAGCAGTAGCGCAATAATGCCAGTACTGACTTTACCTCCGTGTACTTCACCTCGGCTTAAGGTAGTAATCGCAGCGATGTAAACAATAGGAATTAAAGAAAGAAGCCACCATTCTCCAATCATTGATGACATTGCACTCACGCCTAGCAGTAAGTTACAGCCGCGACACAACCCCATATTAAACGGTCCAAAAACAGGGTTATGCTTTCCCCAAGCATCATACAAAAGAGCCAATACAGCGATACTACTAGCCAAAGTTACACTTAGCAAACTCACTTGCAAAGCTGCTAGGATACCTATGCATAAAAACAGGCTTCCTACGAGAATTGCCTCTGTACGAGATGTTCTTCCACTCGGAATAGGTCTTTCAGGTCGTTCTATAGCGTCTATATCGGCATCAAATACATCATTAAAAATAACACCTCCACCGTATAAACCCGTAGTTGATAACAGCAGCCATGCTAGTGATGATAAGTTATCTGACCCCCCAATGGCAGCTTGATTTGCAAGGACAATACTTCCTGAAGCTGCAAAACCTGCTAAAATATCAGCCCATGCAGTGACAATGTTGGCTGGTCTCATTAACTGAAAATATGCCTGCAATCGCGGTTTTGTCAGAATTGCTGTGTTCATAGTAAGGGCTAATGGCTAATGGCTAATGGCTAATGGCTGATGGCTAATGGCTAATGGCTAATGGCTGATGGCTAATGGCTAATGGCTAATGGCTAATGGCTAATGGCTAATGGCTAATGGCTAATGGCTAATTGCTGATGGCTAATGGCTAATGGCTAATGGTGAGTCCAGTCCTGTAGGCGGGTTTCCCGCGCCCTGGGAACTGGCGAACAAGGGATGGCTAATGGCTAATGGCTGAGGGCTGAGGGCTGAGGGCTAATGGCTAATAGGTAATGCAATTAACAATTAGCTATTAGCTATTAGCTATTAGCAATTAGCTATTAGCTCTTTACTCAATAAGTGCATATTCGCGAGCGGGAGTTTCTACAACAGGTTTTTGTCCCCGCAGTACGGAGTTCCCATTAAATAACTGGCGTTGATCTATGGGTGATGGATTGAGCCAGTCTGATTCTTTCATTTGACCGCTTTGGCTGTAAGCTAGAAGTGCGTTTTCATAACAAACGGCTCGCACGTCTGCTTCTGGAATTCCTCTGTCTAGCATCAGTCGAGCTGTTTTGGGTACTGCTAGCGGATCGCTCACTCCCCAATCAGCACTGCTGTCTACAATAATGCGATCGCACCCGTATTGGCGAACTATTTCTACCATGCGAGCATTACCCATTTTTGTGTTTGGGTAAATTGTAAAAGCTGCCCAAAAACCGCGTTCTAAAACTTCTTGCACGGTTTCTTCGTTGTTGTGATCTACAATGACTTGTGATGGTTTTAATCCGTGCTCCAAGCATACATCCATACTGCGACTGGTTCCTGCTTTTTTATCGCGATGTGGTGTATGAATCATTACCAGCATATCCAATTCTTTTGCCAACTCCAACTGCAAGCGGAAGTATTTGTCTTCTGCAGGAGTCATATCGTCGTAGCCAATTTCACCAATCGCAACGACACCTTCTTTACAGGCGTACAGGGGTAACAACTCCATAACTTGCTCTGCTAGAGGTTCGTTGTTCGCTTCTTTGGAGTTTAACCCAATTGTACAGTAATGCTTTATACCAAACTGTGCGGCACGAAATCGTTCCCACCCAACTAGGCTGCTAAAGTAATCTTGGTAAGAACCAACACTAGTACGGGGTTGTCCAAACCAAAATGCTGGCTCAATAACTGCTACAATTCCAGCTTGACGCATCATCTGATAATCGTCGGTAGTGCGGGAACTCATGTGAATGTGAGGATCTATAAACATCATCTAGGTTAGTGGCTAGTGGTTGATGGTTGGTGGTTGGTGGTCGGTGCTTGCTAGTCAGTAGTTAGTCTTTAATAGAACAACTAACGACTAACCACTAACCAAACTCTCCCAAGAAATCCGCCCTGCTTGAATTTCAGCTTGTAAGTTGGGATAGCGATTGAGTATTTCTTGGGCTGCTTTTTCGGGACACTCAAAACAGGCGATCGCAGCAGCTGCTTGTTGGATGGGATCGGTGTCTTGTATAACTCGCTCTAAATCCTCTAACATTGAACCCTTGGCAAATTTTCCAACTAAACGCCAAAGTTCGGGCGAGACCGTGCGCTTAGCAGACCAACGTTCGTGGGCGTAATCAACAAGCATTCTTGCAAGTACTGGATTTGCGCGGCGATCGATCCCTTGGATTAAATGTAGGGGGCTACCTACAAACAAAGCTTTCAGGACTATCTGATTCCATGCGATATCATCAAGATATTCACAGGGATAGGGATTCCGCAAAGCAATGGCATTAAACACTGCTGTCATATTGCTGCGAACTCCTTCTGCAGCACGGGCGCGAAGCCTTTCTGGATAATGTAGCAGTGGTAAAGCTTGGTAAAGTGCAACAAGTTCTCCTACATCAGCAGCTGCGAAAACTTGCTCTAGGGTTTGCAAGTACTTCTCTATGTCACTTTGAGGTAAAGACAGCAATAAAAGTGTACGAGCTGCTTGGTCTACACTCCAATGAGAAGGGAACCAACCTTTCCTTACTGCTGAAGCAGTTTCTAGATCTTCTAAGGTTAAATTTAAGTCATTTTTGCCTGTATAGCGAGGGACAGCACTGAAAGTAGTGAAAAACACTCGCACGCTAGCACCATTTTCTATTTGTGCTTTTTTGGTAGTCAACCAGTTGAAACTTTCTTCCTCAACTCTTAGTGAGAGCCAACCATAAAGTAAATCAGTTACATTAACATTTATTCTTTTTAAAGAAATTGTAGCAACCATAGCATGGAAGGAATGTGAGTTTAATGAGATAACAAAAGACAGTTGATAGAGAAAAGGCTTGAATAATTGAATATTACTGAAGCGAGGAAATAAATATATATGTTGATTGTTGTCGATGTGTTAATAAACGAGTAGCGTGGGAAATGTCCACCACTAAGTATCTAAGTGGTGGATATCGCCCACCCTATGTATTGTGTTCAATGATTAGTAAAAGACAACTTTCGATTTATTTCCCACAACAAACTGTATGAGAGACTCAACGAAAGTTATCCCTCTACACTTACGGTTGAATTTTTGCGATTTTTCCGCAGTTTGGATATGACAACGCCAAATCCCAGCAATCCTAAACCCAATACGGATGTAGGTTCGGGTACTTTTGCACCGGGTTTGTTGTCCACGTTTAACACTTGAACGCGACCTTGGAAAAAGTCACCAACATAGAGTTTGCCTCTATCGTAGTGTAAACCAGCAGTCCAGTTGAAGACCCCAGGTTCGAGAACAAGGGGATTACCAAAAGGAGGACCGCTTTGATCGGGAGGTGGTACAACTTCACCAGCTGCGTTGCGAGCGGGTTCGCCATATGCAGTTAGGAAATTACCATCCTTGTCAAATACCTGGATGCGGCTGTTTTGAGAATCAGCTACGTAAATATTTTCGTACTCGTCTACTTCTACACCAATTGGCTCTCTTAATTGTCCGAGTTCGGAACCGCGAGAACCAAAAGCAAACAGAGCGTTACCGTCTGAATCTAAAACTTGAACGCGACCGTTATATTGATCGCCTACGTAAATTCTTCCGGTATTTGGAGAAACGCTTATGCCTGCGGGACCGACGTACTGTCCCAACTCGCTACCATTGCTACCAACAGTTTTAACGAGTTCGCCAGTATTGGCATTATATACCTTAACTACGTCAGCACTAAAATCAGTTATCCAGATATTGCCTTTTTTATCAAAAGACATACCACCAGGTCCAAAGAAGAGTCTACCTTGTACGGGTCCTCCAAAGGAGCCATAGGATCTGATATATTCACCAGTGTTAGGATTGTACACGTCAATTTCACTGTTAAATACATCACCTACATGTAGGTTACCAGTTACCGGGTCAAATTTTACGTCTGCTGGTTCGTCAAATCCTTCTCCTTTTCCTTGGCGACCGCTACCGATCGCTCTAAGATAGTTACCTTGTTGGTCAAATACGTCAACGCGGTTACCGACGTTTGGATTGAAAGAACCGTCTGGATTGAGACCTCGACCGTTACTGACAAATAACTGATTGGTGGAGTCTTGGACTCCCAGACCTTGAGGAACAAAAAGTTGTCCGGGGGCTAAACCGGGACTGCTAAGACTCTTATCGTATGTTAAGGTAACAGCTTTAGCTTGAGCTGCTGCAGTTCCTACCATAACGCTAGCACTGACTAAGGCAACTGATAAATTCTTTACTAATCCCATAATGACTTCTCAATGTGATGAGTTATACTTTGGTTGTGTTTGCGTTCTCAGACTCAGTCTGAGGATTTTGGATTTGAGTTGCTGCCTTTCTAACCACTCTTTTAGGCAGCAACTTAATTTCTCAGTCATTCTTAGAAATTTGCTAAGACATGGGGATTATAGAATTTCTACCTTAGCAAGTAACTCTTCTTGGCGCTTGCGCTTTAACATCCTACCTGCAAATCCAGCAACCGCTACCAATCCAAATACAGCCGCAGGTTCTGGTACCTTCTTAGATCCACCTTCACCTTCTTCAAGGTCAAACGCAAGGACTGTTCCTTGTTTTGCAAATCGGCTACCAGCTACTGCGTATAATTTACCGTCAGGACCAAAATCTAAAACGCTAGCTGCACCAAGTTCCGGACCGCTGTAGACCGTTTCGCGAGTTCCATCAGTCGCTACTTTAATGATAGAACCGCTCTTATCTCCACCTGGTGCTAGAGCTTCCCATTCAGGAGTATTGTAGTGCTGCAACACATATAGCTCGCCTCGTTCGTTGAAAGCTAAATCTGTGAGCTGTGTGAAGCCTTCGGCAACAGTTGTAAATTGCTCCAAATCATCACTGATTTTCCAAACTCTTGCCCTACCCTCTGGATAAGGGAAGAAAGTGTATTCAGTGGCATAGAGAGACCCATCTGGACCTATTTTAATTCCTGTAGGTACTGATTGCTCTGTTGGTTGGAAAGCAATAGATTGATCCGCTCCTAGACCCAAAGCTTCAGGGCTGGGGAATTTCAGCTCGTCAACAGGTACGTTTTGTCTGGGGAATGCATTAACTTTTACAATACCTTCGCCATTCAATCCCACTTTGTATATAACGTTTGCACCCCCGTCTGTAACGTAAGCATAACCATCCTTGATTGCTAAGCTGTAGGGATTAACAATTAAATCTGTGCCATCAGGATTGAATTCGGTCTCATATTTCGCAAAATCGGCGAGGCTTTTCTTCTCACCAGTGTTCAAGTCTATTTCGTAAAGCTGTGCAAGTGTAGGAACTTCTAAGACGCTATCGCGATTTCTAGGATCGCCAGCCATACCATATACAAGATAAGCTTTGCCGTTATAAAACTGAAGATCTGCAGGACCAGCTCCTTGATCTTGTAAGGGTTGTTGTGCTAGAGACGGAAGGTTACTAAGAACACGTTCTGATTGACCGGTCGTTACATCAACTTTGGTGATCGCACCGGTATCGCCAGCACAAATAGGAACGTATTGGGTACTTGGTGATGGTGTACATCTTCTACCACCATCGCCATCGCCTCCCACACCACCTTCTGATAGGTAAAGATAGCCATCAGGACTGAAGGTCGCATGATTGACGTTATCAAAACCGGAAGCCACTGTCTTAAAAGTTACAGCCTGTGCAGCGCTTGTTCCGCTAGCGGTTGCAGCACAAAACGTAAATAATGCAAGGGCAAATGACTTGAATTTCATATTTGCTGAAATTGAGTGTTGGTAGTTTGTGGAATGTTGGACAGCGTTATAAATAAGAAGCCCCAATGACTGGGATTTAAATATCAAGCATCCCTCTTACAGCGACTTACAGCGATAAGTAGCCAGTCATAACTGGTCACTTATAACTAATAGCCGATCGGGTTGACTTGAAACTTTTTGAAAAAGTCTGAAGGTTCAACAAGAATCAAGGATGAAAGTAGCTTTTCAGTATGTGAAAGTTCTTTTGTTTAGCGTTTTTCAGCCTTATATCTGGGAATTTAAGGCATTTTTCATCCTTTATTCTTTATCCTTCATCCTTTACATATGAGGTGCTTTTCGCTTACCTTTGCGTAACTGATAAATGCTGAAAGCACCTAATCCTAAAATGCTTAAAGTGGAGGTGGGTTCGGGAACAGATTTTGAATTATTAACTCTTAAAACTTGTCCTTTTCCTGGAACACCACTTCGATTTGCTATGTAAACACTACCATCGGAACCGATCGCCAGACCACCAGGTCCTTCCAGTCCGTTACCGCTAAGCAGAGTTGTACGGGTGCCATCGGGTGCTACTTTGATAACAGAACCATTTAGATTGCCCGTCCAAGATGGTTGATTTGCATACTGCAAAGCATACAAATTTCCTTCCGTATCAAAGGCTAGATCCCGAAGTTGTGTAAAATTTTCTGCATAAACTGTAGGTTGACCATCAGAGCCTACTCGGTATATTTTAGCTCCTCCTTCCGGAAAAGGAAAGCCAGTAAATATGCTTACGTAATAAGCACCATCTGGACCTTTAGCAATACCTGTAGGAACTGCTTGTGTGGAAAACTCGGTCACTGGCGGTGGTTCGGGAGAATCTGGAACTTCAGATGGTTCGACAGATGGAGTGTTAGATGGCGGGAAAACAGGATTTGCGATCGTTTGCTTGGGAATAACTGCGATCGCCCTCAAATTGCTTCCGTCAGTGCTAACACTGAGCAAGTCGTTTGCACTTGAATCAACGACAACAAAATTATTACCATCTAGCAAAAAAGATATTGGGCTACTACTTATATTTTCTCCATCTGGATTGTTAGCTAATTCATAACTGGCTATATCAGAAACACTAGTCCAAGTATTTGTATTAAAGTCAGGAGCAATAATTTTTCCAAGATCGGTATCACCTAATATATTGTTACGAAAGCTTGGATTAGCTCCCAACGCCGTTACGATATACGGTTTTCCAGTTGAATCAAATAGTATACTGCGAGGACCAGCAGCTTGGGCACCACTAGAGGCGCTTATAGAAGGAAGCCCGGTGAGAACGCGTTCTTGCTTCCCATCTTTAATTCTTGTAACAGCACCGGTCGCTCCGTAACACAAATTGTCACCTTGACCGCTTGGGGGTGGGACACAAGGACCGCTTCCGCCTTTCCCGGCTTCTACAGCATAAATACTACCGTCAGGACCGATGCTTAGACCTTGTACGTTGTCAAGACCGTCAGCAATAACCGTAAACGATGCAGCTTTTGCTGCGTTCATGCCAAAAAGAGTCGCAACGCAAAAAGAAAGAAGTGTTGTGGTGATATGCTTGAGTTTCATCGTCTTGTAAATGGTTATTGGTTAGTAGTTAGTAGTTATTGCTTATTGATAAGTAGCTAAGTACTCTACTAACAACTAACAACTAACAAATCACTAGTACAGTAGGGCGTAAATAAGGCAAGCATTAATAAGAAGCAAGAAGCATATATTCAAAGTTTTTGAACCTTCTGCCCTCTGCCTCCGGACTTCTGCCTTCATGTACTAGTGACTGTTTGGCATATAACTCAAACCTTGAGCTAAGGTATTTAAATTACCTGCTTTAGCTTCCAAAAGACGTTTAATATTTAAACTTTCAGAGCCAAAGTCTTCAATTTGAAGTTTGCCATGAGGAAGTTGCTCGCCAGCTTTCCAAAATGTAATCCGGTGTTGGATAAAACCTGGAGCATTGGGATCGCCAAAAGCATAAGAAGTTGGAATTAACAACACCGGAGAGCGTTGATAAAATCCATAGTCTGGGTAATAAAATTCATGCTCTAGCAAATACCATTTGCTGACAGGTTGCAGTCGCTGGGTTACCTTCACCTTTTGGTTGTACTCATCGCGAAACTCACCTGAAGAACCAGCAATCTCACCATCTGCATGCAGCAAGTGCGCCCAATCATCCATGTTCTTGAGATCTGATAAAAACTCAATACCCATTTCTATGGGGGCATTAACATAGATAGTATCGGTGTCAATATAATAGCGTCCTTTAGCTGCAGAGGTAAGACCAGCTTTGCGCTCTAAGTTACCCTTGAGGGAACGACACTCGGAAGTATGTACCGTGTGAATTCCCTCCATGATTAATGGCGATCGCCGTTTTGGATCGACAAAGCTAATCCAGTGCAAGTAGACGCCTTTTTCATCAGTTCCCGGCTCAATGTAATCGGGAGAAAACAGTAGGACGGGATAAACCTGATAGTATTTCTGATACTCCAACCCGCAATGCCATTCGATGCCATGAAAATGCGGGTGGTCTAATTTCTTAACGTGATAGTAGAGCTTTGTTTGGTAGCCAGATGCAGTTCCCAGCCAGGTATCTTCATCAACTTGCTCTTGCATCCGGCTGTAGAGCGTCCATTCGTCTAAGTTTTTTAGACTACAGAGGTAGTCATAAGCAGTCTCTGGCGCAGTCGCAATATACGCGGATGTTGCAAATGTATTTCTTTCCGTTACCATTTGTGTCTCCTTTACACCACAGCCATAGCCTTGATATGTCTAGCACGGTTAATTCTGTCATCTGCCAATTGCTTGGAAGCATCATTGGTTGTGATGTCCTGCTTTTGCGCTCTATCAAAAATTTCTAACAGTGTGTCGTAAATGTTACGTACTTGTTGGAATGCTCTATCTTCGTCATAACCAATCATTTCGTTATAGACGTTGATTAGCCCGCCTGCATTAATAACGTAATCCGGAGCGTAAAGAATTTCTTTTGCTGATAGCATGGGACCGTGGATTTGCTCTACTCCCAGTTGGTTGTTAGCAGCACCTGCAATAACTGATGCTTTGATTTGAGGAATTGTTTCACTGTTGAGGATTCCTCCCAAAGCACAAGGAGATAACACATCTACGTCTAAAGAGTAAATTGCATTGGGCTCAACAATAGTTGCACCATAAAGACGTTTGATTTCCTCAGTTTTTTCTTGACTGATATCAGTCACAAACAGTTGGGCTCCATGCTCGTGCAAGTAACGGCAAAGATTGCTACCTACATTTCCCAGACCTTGCACTGCAACTTTCAATCCCTTTAAGTCTTGAGTTTGCAAACGGAACTCTACTGCAGCTTTAAGCCCCAGAAAAACTCCCCACGCAGTCACCGGAGCAGGTCCACCAGACCTTTCTTCTACCCCTACCACGTATTTGGTTTCTTTGCTAATTGCTCTGACATCATTAGGAGTAAGATTCACATCTTGTCCGGTGATAAAGCGTCCGTTAAGCCTCTCAACAAAACGTCCGTAAGCTCTAAATAAATCTTCTGTCTTATTTTCAGGATGAGCAATAATAACTGCTTTACCGCCACCAACGGGAATACCCGCACAAGCTGCTTTGTAAGTCATACCACGGCTTAAACGTAAAGCATCTTTTAGTGCAGCTTCTTCATTGGGATACGGCAACAGTCTGGTTGCACCCATCGCAGGTCCCAAACTTGTATCATGAATGGCAATAATTGCTTTAATTTCCGGGTCTTTACCATTACAAAAGAGCACTTGCTCGTGCCCCATCTCTGTCACTGTCTCAAATAAGTTCACGTTATGCCTCCTCATCACTGACTTTTGCTAATGGCTAATTGCTAATAGCTAATAGCTATTAGCAATTAGCCATTAGCTCTCTTCACCATTAGCTCTTAAACATTTGGAAATGAAATCGCTGTCTTTTCAGCAGGAGCCGATTTAACACCTTGTGCTGCTAGACCTGCATTGCG
It encodes the following:
- the eboC gene encoding UbiA-like protein EboC (EboC, a homolog the polyprenyltransferase UbiA, belongs to system of proteins involved in the trafficking of precursor metabolites to an extracytoplasmic compartment so that the biosynthesis of certain natural products, such as scytonemin, can be completed.): MNTAILTKPRLQAYFQLMRPANIVTAWADILAGFAASGSIVLANQAAIGGSDNLSSLAWLLLSTTGLYGGGVIFNDVFDADIDAIERPERPIPSGRTSRTEAILVGSLFLCIGILAALQVSLLSVTLASSIAVLALLYDAWGKHNPVFGPFNMGLCRGCNLLLGVSAMSSMIGEWWLLSLIPIVYIAAITTLSRGEVHGGKVSTGIIALLLMSTVIVGLLGLGLLNNYHLLAALPFVVLLAIRVLLPFINATGKPSPENIRIAVRAGILSLIVLDATVAAGFASLPYGLIVLLLLPLSMTLSKIFAVT
- a CDS encoding TatD family hydrolase gives rise to the protein MMFIDPHIHMSSRTTDDYQMMRQAGIVAVIEPAFWFGQPRTSVGSYQDYFSSLVGWERFRAAQFGIKHYCTIGLNSKEANNEPLAEQVMELLPLYACKEGVVAIGEIGYDDMTPAEDKYFRLQLELAKELDMLVMIHTPHRDKKAGTSRSMDVCLEHGLKPSQVIVDHNNEETVQEVLERGFWAAFTIYPNTKMGNARMVEIVRQYGCDRIIVDSSADWGVSDPLAVPKTARLMLDRGIPEADVRAVCYENALLAYSQSGQMKESDWLNPSPIDQRQLFNGNSVLRGQKPVVETPAREYALIE
- a CDS encoding EboA family metabolite traffic protein; the protein is MVATISLKRINVNVTDLLYGWLSLRVEEESFNWLTTKKAQIENGASVRVFFTTFSAVPRYTGKNDLNLTLEDLETASAVRKGWFPSHWSVDQAARTLLLLSLPQSDIEKYLQTLEQVFAAADVGELVALYQALPLLHYPERLRARAAEGVRSNMTAVFNAIALRNPYPCEYLDDIAWNQIVLKALFVGSPLHLIQGIDRRANPVLARMLVDYAHERWSAKRTVSPELWRLVGKFAKGSMLEDLERVIQDTDPIQQAAAAIACFECPEKAAQEILNRYPNLQAEIQAGRISWESLVSG
- the scyF gene encoding scytonemin biosynthesis PEP-CTERM protein ScyF (ScyF is a conserved protein in biosynthesis systems for the scytonemin, a Trp-derived cyanobacterial natural sunscreen, although it is not absolutely required.), encoding MGLVKNLSVALVSASVMVGTAAAQAKAVTLTYDKSLSSPGLAPGQLFVPQGLGVQDSTNQLFVSNGRGLNPDGSFNPNVGNRVDVFDQQGNYLRAIGSGRQGKGEGFDEPADVKFDPVTGNLHVGDVFNSEIDVYNPNTGEYIRSYGSFGGPVQGRLFFGPGGMSFDKKGNIWITDFSADVVKVYNANTGELVKTVGSNGSELGQYVGPAGISVSPNTGRIYVGDQYNGRVQVLDSDGNALFAFGSRGSELGQLREPIGVEVDEYENIYVADSQNSRIQVFDKDGNFLTAYGEPARNAAGEVVPPPDQSGPPFGNPLVLEPGVFNWTAGLHYDRGKLYVGDFFQGRVQVLNVDNKPGAKVPEPTSVLGLGLLGFGVVISKLRKNRKNSTVSVEG
- a CDS encoding ScyD/ScyE family protein, with amino-acid sequence MKFKSFALALFTFCAATASGTSAAQAVTFKTVASGFDNVNHATFSPDGYLYLSEGGVGGDGDGGRRCTPSPSTQYVPICAGDTGAITKVDVTTGQSERVLSNLPSLAQQPLQDQGAGPADLQFYNGKAYLVYGMAGDPRNRDSVLEVPTLAQLYEIDLNTGEKKSLADFAKYETEFNPDGTDLIVNPYSLAIKDGYAYVTDGGANVIYKVGLNGEGIVKVNAFPRQNVPVDELKFPSPEALGLGADQSIAFQPTEQSVPTGIKIGPDGSLYATEYTFFPYPEGRARVWKISDDLEQFTTVAEGFTQLTDLAFNERGELYVLQHYNTPEWEALAPGGDKSGSIIKVATDGTRETVYSGPELGAASVLDFGPDGKLYAVAGSRFAKQGTVLAFDLEEGEGGSKKVPEPAAVFGLVAVAGFAGRMLKRKRQEELLAKVEIL
- a CDS encoding ScyD/ScyE family protein, giving the protein MKLKHITTTLLSFCVATLFGMNAAKAASFTVIADGLDNVQGLSIGPDGSIYAVEAGKGGSGPCVPPPSGQGDNLCYGATGAVTRIKDGKQERVLTGLPSISASSGAQAAGPRSILFDSTGKPYIVTALGANPSFRNNILGDTDLGKIIAPDFNTNTWTSVSDIASYELANNPDGENISSSPISFLLDGNNFVVVDSSANDLLSVSTDGSNLRAIAVIPKQTIANPVFPPSNTPSVEPSEVPDSPEPPPVTEFSTQAVPTGIAKGPDGAYYVSIFTGFPFPEGGAKIYRVGSDGQPTVYAENFTQLRDLAFDTEGNLYALQYANQPSWTGNLNGSVIKVAPDGTRTTLLSGNGLEGPGGLAIGSDGSVYIANRSGVPGKGQVLRVNNSKSVPEPTSTLSILGLGAFSIYQLRKGKRKAPHM
- the scyC gene encoding scytonemin biosynthesis cyclase/decarboxylase ScyC (ScyC, an enzyme in the biosynthesis pathway for the cyanobacterial natural sunscreen scytonemin, performs a cyclization and decarboxylation on the compound ScyA produces.), with protein sequence MVTERNTFATSAYIATAPETAYDYLCSLKNLDEWTLYSRMQEQVDEDTWLGTASGYQTKLYYHVKKLDHPHFHGIEWHCGLEYQKYYQVYPVLLFSPDYIEPGTDEKGVYLHWISFVDPKRRSPLIMEGIHTVHTSECRSLKGNLERKAGLTSAAKGRYYIDTDTIYVNAPIEMGIEFLSDLKNMDDWAHLLHADGEIAGSSGEFRDEYNQKVKVTQRLQPVSKWYLLEHEFYYPDYGFYQRSPVLLIPTSYAFGDPNAPGFIQHRITFWKAGEQLPHGKLQIEDFGSESLNIKRLLEAKAGNLNTLAQGLSYMPNSH
- the scyB gene encoding tryptophan dehydrogenase ScyB, which encodes MNLFETVTEMGHEQVLFCNGKDPEIKAIIAIHDTSLGPAMGATRLLPYPNEEAALKDALRLSRGMTYKAACAGIPVGGGKAVIIAHPENKTEDLFRAYGRFVERLNGRFITGQDVNLTPNDVRAISKETKYVVGVEERSGGPAPVTAWGVFLGLKAAVEFRLQTQDLKGLKVAVQGLGNVGSNLCRYLHEHGAQLFVTDISQEKTEEIKRLYGATIVEPNAIYSLDVDVLSPCALGGILNSETIPQIKASVIAGAANNQLGVEQIHGPMLSAKEILYAPDYVINAGGLINVYNEMIGYDEDRAFQQVRNIYDTLLEIFDRAQKQDITTNDASKQLADDRINRARHIKAMAVV